From a single Stomoxys calcitrans chromosome 4, idStoCalc2.1, whole genome shotgun sequence genomic region:
- the LOC106085664 gene encoding uncharacterized protein DDB_G0288805 isoform X2 yields the protein MLQKHVLLFISGLISAYRINSLHLSKPKKKKLSTYIKITENKPESARDNIFNPYNSCSLDQPLSKAQQQQNENSQLQQNSMQKTENSFNSSSSSSSANAIASPLACSQQNNNHNSMSSSSSLHHHHHHHHNGHNSDTLGSCHLSEMNGSSNPLNSHYSPSIANNANHNNSANSNSNTTVPMRKRCSSSNNIDKDLEILDRELSAINSPMPMIDPEITQGAEQLEKALSSRKRQRSEDESDRLVREALTQFYIPPQRLISAIDDCPLDMVNVGSLSPKRPKMSGGPNDLDLEFDMNQNQKDFEVIMDALRLGSPSPTPSVGSDSCGQAAMMSESANVFHNLVVTSLET from the exons ATGTTACAAAAAcatgttttattatttatttccgGTTTAATATCTGCCTATCGAATCAACTCTTTACACTTgtcgaaaccaaaaaaaaaaaaattaagcacaTATATTAAAAT AACTGAAAACAAACCCGAATCGGCCCGCGACAATATCTTCAATCCCTACAATAGCTGCAGTCTGGATCAGCCATTGAGTAAAGCACAGCagcaacaaaatgaaaactctcaacttcaacaaaattccatgcaaaaaactgaaaattcaTTCAACTCGTCATCGTCTTCGTCTTCAGCCAACGCCATTGCATCTCCCTTAGCCTGTAGTCAACAAAATAACAACCACAATTCCATGTCCTCCTCATCATCATTACAccatcatcaccaccatcatcacAATGGCCACAATTCGGATACTTTAGGCAGCTGTCATCTCAGTGAAATGAATGGCAGCAGCAATCCATTGAACTCGCATTATTCACCATCAATTGCCAATAATGCCAATCACAACAACAGCGCCAACTCCAATTCCAATACCACCGTACCCATGCGCAAGCGTTGCTCGTCCTCCAATAACATTGATAAAGATCTTGAAATACTCGATCGTGAATTGAGTGCCATCAATTCACCTATGCCCATGATTGATCCGGAAATTACCCAAGGTGCTGAACAATTAGAGAAGGCCTTGTCGTCGCGCAAACGTCAACGCAGTGAAGACGAAAGTGATCGCTTGGTGCGTGAGGCTTTGACACAATTCTATATACCGCCACAACGTTTAATATCGGCAATCGATGATTGCCCCTTGGATATGGTCAATGTGGGTAGCCTCTCACCCAAAAGGCCAAAAATGTCTGGGGGGCCcaatgatttggatttggaatTCGATATGAATCAAAATCAAAAGGATTTCGAAGTTATAATGGATGCTTTACGCTTGGGCTCACCAAGTCCCACGCCCAGTGTGGGTAGTGATAGTTGTGGCCAGGCGGCCATGATGAGCGaatcggctaatgtttttcataATTTGGTGGTAACCTCGTTGGAAACATGA